TTTGCTTCTTTAAGGCCAAGACCTGTAATTTCACGCACTACTTTGATGACACCAATTTTTGAAGATCCAGCACTTTCAAGAACAACATCAAAGTCTGTCTTCTCTTCTTCAGCAGCCCCACCAGCTGCCGCAGGTCCTCCTACCATTACCGGCGCACTTGCAGAAACTCCAAATTTCTCTTCCGCCGCCTTAACTAGCTCGTTTAATTCAGTTACTTTCATATTTTCAATCGCTTCGATAATTTGCTCAATTGTCATTTACGACACCTCCATAATATATTCTTCATTATTATACTTGTTTTTCGTTCGCACTACTCTAACTAGCTTCTTC
The DNA window shown above is from Tindallia californiensis and carries:
- the rplL gene encoding 50S ribosomal protein L7/L12; the encoded protein is MTIEQIIEAIENMKVTELNELVKAAEEKFGVSASAPVMVGGPAAAGGAAEEEKTDFDVVLESAGSSKIGVIKVVREITGLGLKEAKALVDEAPKPIKEGVEKEEAESIKAKLEEAGATIELK